The uncultured Methanoregula sp. genomic sequence TCATGATCTTGGAGAGATCGTTACTTTCAATGGAACCACGAACCTGCCAGCTGGAGAAAAGATCATTCTGGGAATCAGTACTACCAGTTTTCATTCCTGTCCAAAGACGAGATATCCTTGCAAAAATCCGGATACGGTGAATGCCATCTGCTGTAGCGGAGGTTTCAACAGGACAATTGCGATTATTCCGGGCAACTGTGGAATCAATACTTGGTCGTTTACCGTCAATACTTCAGAGTATGATTTCCGGCCTGATTTTTACATGGTTTATGCAGTGTCGGGACAAATATTTGGACAGAGTTATTTCACGATTCGGGACAAACCAACAACGGAATCCCCACACTAGATGTTAATATTTTTTTTAAGTTGAAGAATAGAAAATCGGATTACTTTTTCTTCATGTGTCAAGGGAACACTTCCCAAGATCACCTTTATGTCCTTTCCCATCAATATTTACAGACCCAAGCTAGGAACCCGCTAATACGGGACGGCATGGTGCAAAGACTATGGCAGAAGTGGTCGAGGTTTTAGTACCCGGCGGAAAGGCTACAGCAGGTCCACCATTAGGACCATCGCTCGGACCACTCGGTATCAACGTGAAGGGAGTCGTAGACGAGATCAACAAGAAGACCGCCTCATTCAACGGAATGCAGGTCCCGGTCAAGATCGAAGTCGACGCAAAGAAGAACTTCACGGTCACGGTGGGTATTCCGCCGACGACGGCCCTCATCAAGAAAGAGGCCGGTATCGAGAAAGGTTCCAAAGAGCCCAACGCCATTGTGGCAGGCAACCTGCCATTCGAGGCCGCTGTCAGAATTGCCAACATGAAACTCGAAGGCATGCTCTCCTACGAGCTGAAGACTGCCGTAAAGGAAGTCATCGGAACGTGTGTCAGCATGGGAGTTACCATTGACGGAAAGAAGGCCAAGGATGTCTTCGCCCTCATTGATGAAGGCAAGTACGACAGCAAACTCGTGAAATAAACAGGAGAAAACCATAGGAGATCGGTAAGGCCGGTCGCAGAACTATGGAGGAATCTGATGGTTGATAGGGCCAAAATTTTGGAAGCCGTAAAAACGGCGATTGAGAAAGCGCCAGAGCGTAAGTTCTCTGAGAGCATCGATATTACCATCAATCTCAAGAATATCGATATGGCGCAGCCGAAAAATCGTATCGACGAGACGATCATGCTCCCCCACGGTACCGGCGAGAAGATCGGTATCTGTGTCATCGGCAAGGGCGATATCGTCACGCAGGCAAAGGATGCCAAAGTCGAACTGATCATCGGCCCTGAAGAAGTTGAACGGCTCGGCGGCTCACCCCGCGAAGCACGGAAAGTAGCGAGCAAATACCGGTACTTCCTTGCAGAGACGGGTGTCATGCCAGGTGTCGGACGGTACTTAGGTCCCCGGCTCGGTCCGCGGGGCAGGATGCCGATGCCGATTCCCGGCGGGCAGGATATCCGCCCGATTGTCGAGCGTCTCCGAAACTCGGTGAAGATCCGTACAAAAGACAAGACGGTCTTCTCCACCAAGGTCGGAACGACCGCCATGAAGCCGGAGCAGGTCGCTGAGAACATCGAGACGATCGTCAAGAGGATCGAGGCTGTCCTTGAACAGGGTCCCCTGAACGTCCGTTCCGTCTTTGTCAAGACCACGATGGGTCCCGCAGTGAGGCTGGAATAATGGCGGTATATACCCACCACCTTCCCGCGTGGAAGAAGGACGAGGTCGCTGACATCAAGAAGAACGCAAAGGAGTACAAGCTTATCGGGCTTGTCGACATGTACGGTATTCCCGCACAGCAGGTGCAGCAGATCCGCAGGAACCTCCGCGGAAAGGCTGTCATCAAGGTGACGAGGAACACCCTCATCAAGCACGCGTTCGAGGAGATCGGCGGGGACATCAAGAACCTGTCGAAGTATATCTCCGGTCACTCGGCGATCATCTTCACCAACGACAATCCGTTCAAGCTCTTCAAGCAGCTCGAGAAGACTAAGACCAAGATGGCGGCAAAGGCTGGCGAGAAAGCGCCGGAGGATATCGTCATCGAGAAGGGTCCCACCAGCTTCAAGCCGGGCCCGATTGTCGGTGAGCTCCAGCAGGCCGGCATCCCCGCAGCTATTGAAGGCGGTAAGGTCAAGATCAGAGAGACCAAGACGGTTGTCAAGAAAGGCGCCGTTATCTCGGCAAAACTTGCCACGGTCCTCGCCAAGCTCGATATCAAGCCCATGGATGTAGGTCTTGCCCTCCAGGCAGCTTACCATGATGGCGGTATCTTCGAGCCCTCGGTGCTCGCGGTTGACGAGACGGTAATCCTCGGACAGATCGCGCTTGCCAGCAGGCAGGCACTCGCCCTCTCGGTCGAGGCAGCGATCCCGACGAAGGACTCGATGGATGCAATCCTGATTAAGGCTGTCAGGGATGCACGCGGTCTTGCAATCGAAGCAGCGATCTACGAGAAAGACGTTGTCGATGCGATTATCGGTAAAGCGTACAGAGAAGGCCAGGTCCTCAAGACCCTGGTAAAATAATATTTGAGATTAACAACAGGTGATTTACGATGGAGTATATCTATGCAGCACTTCTCCTGCACAAAGCAGGCAAGAAAGTCGATGAGAACGGCGTCAAGGCAGTCCTTACCGCCGCAGGTGTAGCAGCAGACGAGTCAAGGATCAAGGCACTCATTGCAGCGCTCGATGGCGTCAACATTGAGGAAGCTATCAAGGCAGCAGCAGCAGCCCCGGTAGCCGTTGCAGCAGCACCCGCAGCAGCAGGCCATGCAGCAGCACCCGCCAAGGAAGAGGCAAAGGAAGAGCACAAGAAGGAAGACGAAGAGAGCGGCATGGCAGGGCTCGGTGCCCTGTTCGGCTAAATCTTTTTTCTTTCTCTTGTGTCCGTCTGAGTTACAGCATCCTGTTTTAATTCCTGCCGTTTCTGGCAGTTACGTTATTCCCTGAACATATTTCCCCTTCCGGAAATGTAGTATTCGGAGAGGGAGCTGCGGGTAAGTCAGGTCATGGGGGGATCTGAACGGGCGGGTGTATACGGAATATTCGCCCTCAAAAAAGATTCCTGCGATCAGTTCCCGGCAGAGCGGAGCCGGTATCCGGTCCACTCGCCCCGGTCACAGGCCGGTTCGGGATTCTGCATCCGGGAAAAGACAAACTCGAATGCGTCCTGCTCCACGGCCTGCCTCCCCGTCTCTTTGCAGAACCGGACGAATGCCTCGTACATCTGCGTGCAGGGAACCCGTGCGGCGGGATCAGCGATGAGGATCTCCTCGTGGAACTTCCAGATTCCCTCGAACTCCAGGTCGTCGTCCACGAGGGGTTTCAAAAGTTCCTCGTCGATCGTTTCTGAAGCATCCTGTTGCCGGGTGGCTTCTTCGATGTCACGATAATAGTCGGCAACGAGGGTGAGCCCCTGGCGGAGATCGTTGAGCTCCTGCTCGAGATCTTTTAATTTTTTTTCCTGATCGGTAAGCGGGTCAGCCGGCTCCATTTGTCTGATGATTCATTATGCGTTGGCACTGATAAACTGCTCGAACGTCCGGGCGTTTTCGGCACAACCGCCTCAGGTGCGCTGCTCCAGCAGTTTTCCCGCGTAGACACACTGCCCGAACGAGACACACCCGTCCCCGAGCGGGTATTCCGCGTTGATCCGGCAGGCCAGTCCCGCTGCCTCCACTTCACGACGGATCGTCTCGCGGATCGCGTGATTGTAGGCAACCCCGCCGCTGATCGCGACCATGGTATGCCCGTCCCGTCCGGCAGCATGAATGGCCATCCGGGCAATGCCCCGGGCAAGGTTGTACTGGAACGAGGCTGCAACCGAGCTTATATCACGACGGTCCGGATCCGGTCCTTCCGGAAGCCGGCAAAGAGCGGTCTCGATCAGGGAACGGGAAGAGAGGACTTCGCACCCGTCCTGCATCGAGAGAGGGATCTTCCACACCTCTGCAGTTCCTCCCGCGGCAGCAGATTCCAGTTTCATGGCCGGCTCACCGTCATATGTCCGCTCCCGGCAGATCCCGAGCAGGGCAGCAGCTGCATCCAGCACCCGGCCGGTACTGGTTGTCCGGGTAACGTTGAACCCCGAGGCCACCTGCTTTCTGAGTACGCCGAGTTCGATATCCGACCAGCCCCGGCTCGCGAGGAGACCGGTGATCCTCTCGTCCGGCAGGATGCCGTAGAGCATACGCTCGGGGAACCGGGTTGCAAGGTCCCCGCCCGGCATTGCCATTGGTTCAAGGTGGGCCACGCGCTTAAGGTCCGGCACAACCCCGGAAAAGATCTCGCACCCCCAGACCGAGCCGTCGTCGCCGTACCCGACGCCATCGATTGCAATGCCAACGCATGGCTCCGTAGTAGCGGCGGCTATGTGGGCCCGGTGGTGCTGCACGGGAATGAGTTCGAGCCCGTGGTCTGCTGCAAGCTCGCGGGCGAAGCGGGTGGAGAGGAACTGGGGGTGCAGGTCGTGGGCTATGACATCATACTTCGCGCCAAGAAGCCTGCCGATGTTCCGGACTGTCTCCTCCAGATATTCCAGTGTCGGCGGATTTCTCACGTTGCCCACATGGGGGGAGGTTATGGCAAACCCGTTTTTGTAGATCGTGGCATTGACATTCAGTTCGGGACCGACAGCGAGGATACAGCGGTTCCCGAGATCGATGGCGGTTCTTTTCGGGGCGATTCCCCGTGAGAGCCGGATGATATAGCCGTCCCGTATCACCGAATCGTCGACACGATTGACTATCGCCCGGTTGTGGAAAAGGAAAAAGTCAGCGTCGCGGTTCAGTTTTGCCATGGCCACATCGATCTCTGTTATCATCGGGTACCCGGGCATGTTGGCGCTCGTCATGATCAGGAGCGGGTGCCTCAGGTGGGAGAAGAGGAGGTGGTGGAGACCGGTGTAGGGAAGCATGCACCCGATGGTATGGAGATTGCTGATGGTGGCATGGGCCGTCGGGTCGCGCTTCTCCAGGACAAGGATGGGGTGGACCGGTCCCTCAAGCAGGCGCCGGTCCGTGCTGCTGATGTGTGCCAGGGCATCGATATGGTCCGGACGAACCATGATGGCAAACGGCTGCTCGATCCGGCCGAGGCGGTGCTTGAGGAGATCGGCAGACTCCTCGATGCAGACGAGATGGAACCCGCCGATGCCCCGGATTGCCAGAATTTTGCCGTCGTCGAGAAGCCCTGCCGCCTCCGCGACTGGATCCGGGCAGTCGACGGGATGGCCAAGCCGGTCGAAGAGCCTGAGTTCCGGGCCGCAATTCGCGCAGGCAATCGTCTGGGCATGGTGGCGCCGGCAGCCCGGGTCGCTGTAATCGGATTTACAGACCGGGCACATCGGAAACTCTGCCATCGCCGTCCGCTCGCGGTCATAAGGAATATCGTTGATGATGCTGTAGCGGGGCCCGCAGTTCACGCAGGACGTGGCCCAGTAGCCGGAATATCTCCCGCCACGCCGGGAGATGTCAGCAATACAATCGTCGCAGATCGCAATGTCCGGCGGGATCATGCCCGAGAACGAGCCTGTGCCGCTCTCAAGAATAAAAAAACCATCCGGGATATCGGCCGCAGTGTCGGCAATAGTAACTGAATCGATTATTGCAAGCGGTGGTCCCCGGGAGACGGCAGCGGCAAACAAATCGAAGTTCTCTCCCCGGGCAAGGATCTCGACTTCGCTGCCGAGATTTTTCACGGTGCCGGCGATCGAAAGAGCGCATGCCTGTGCATAGACAAAAGGGCGAAACCCGACTCCCTGGACAATTCCGCGAACTGTAATTTTGCCCTTTTTCTGCATGGTTTTGTCGCAAAATTTTATTGATGCACAGAGCGATATAATGATAGGGTTTTCACTGTGCCGGGCCATATTCGAATCGTAAATGATCCCGTAGAGCTAGTTCCTCTCCTGATGACGTTCAACGATCCTTCCTTTAAGAAGGTCTACGAACTTTTGAACAAATCGTGGCTGACCGAAGATGAGATCCGGGCGCAGATTGACAGCGACTGCGTACCGTTGTGTCTCCAGATCCTCAAGAAGGGCAATCTTGTGGAAGAGCAGTGGCGGATGCCAAAGCCGGGCGCTAAACCGGAAAAAGAGTTCCGGGCCACCTACAATAAATTCCGGGCGAACTTCCAGTGCAATCTCTCTGACCTCTCCGATATCCTGTACATCTCGCTCTCGAACGACGAGAACCTCCGGGGAGTCGTCGAACAGATCGAGGGAGAACTTGGTAAGGGCAACAGTTCCATCAACGACCTCTCAAGGAAATTCAATGTCAGTCCGATCTTCATCAAGGGGCTTGCGAAAAGGATAACCCACATGGACGTGAAAGGGCAGGGACTGGTGCTGCTTGACACCGGGCGTTAAGGATCCCCTCTATTCTATTCTGCGCAGCAAGCGCGAAGTCTCGCGCCTGCAGATCCTTGTCGAGATTGCCGAGCATCAGCCGGCCGTCCGGCAGCAGGAGATTGCCGAGAAACTCGGGGTCACCCCGCAGGCGATCTCGGAATATATCCGCGAACTGGTTGACGAGGGTATGGTCTATGCCAGCGGCAGGGGCAATTACGAGGTGACCAAATCCGGCATCGAATGGGTGCTCGAGAATGCGGAATCGCTTGAGACCTATGCCCGGCATATCAGGCGCGACATCATCCAGCAGGTCTCGGTCTGGACGGCTGTTGCGGCCGAAGATTTAAAAAAAGGTGACGAGGCGGGCGTCTTCATGAAAGACGGTTTCCTCTATGCCGGGAAATCGGCCATGTCCGCAACGGGCTCGGTCATTGCCGATGCAAAGAAAGGCGAGGATGTCGGTGTCTCCCGCCTCAACGGGATCATCGAGCACAAGGAAGGAAAGATCCATGTCTGCAAGGTTCCCCGGGTGCTCTACGGGGGGTCCAGGCGAATCAGGAGGGAGGAGATGCTTGAGATCTGCTCCCGTGCGGGCATTGTCGCGGCAGTCGGGCTCGAAGCGTATATTGCCCTGACGGCAGCGGGAAAGAAACCCGACATGTTCTTTGGCGCCCGGGAAGGAGTGATCGAAGCGGCATTTCACGGGATCGACTGCGCAATCGTGATCGTTGACGAAGAGTTCACAGACTTTTTGAAGAGACTCGAGAGCGTGGAGCTCCCCTACATCATCCACGACCTGATCGTGCCATGAAAGTTGTTATCCAGCCCCAGAAAGGGGGAAGCTATAAACTGATCTTTTTCGATGGCAGGAACACGCGGGGAGCTGGTTTTGTCGAGCTGATGGAGACCCCCCGGGGACCCCGCCCCACCAAGTACCGTGTCCGGTGGGGGGGGAAGAAAGAGTACCGGCATACGCCGTCAAAGGAACTCATCGCCCAGCTCCGGGAATCTGATGTGCGTCTGATCAAGCCGGATCCGCAGTTCATTGCGTTCCTGGGTGCTTTCCAGATCCGTAACGGGACCATCGATGCCTGCCGCATGTGCCTGCTGGATGACAAGGTCACCGTAATAACCGACGAGAATGCCGTGACCTTTGGCAAGGGCGAGCGGATCTGTCTTGATTGCGGGAGGAGGGAACTCCGAAGGGAGGTCTCGCATATCGGCCGGCTCGGGAGGGACGGGATCTCCCATCTCGAAAAACTCCTCCTCCAGTTCCGGAACCTCGACCGGGTCCTCGCAACCCTCCAGCCCGAGAAGCTCACGATGGCTTCGGCCCTCTTCGACAAGCTCGAAGCTCACCCGGTTATGGTCACCGCCCCGATCAACGAGCTGCCCCTGCCCCGCCCCTTCATCGAGGCCTGTGGTGTAAAGCAGCTGATGCCCGCGCAGCAGCTAGCCGTTGAGGCCGGGCTGCTTTACGGGAAAGACCTGCTCGTGGTGGCGGCTACCGCGAGCGGCAAGACATTCATCGGCGAGATGGCCGGTCTCAAGAATTATCTCGAAGGACGGGGCCGGACGCTCTTTTTAGTCCCGCTCGTTGCGCTCGCGAACCAGAAGTACGAGCGGTTCACGGAACGGTACGGGAAACTGGCAAAGACGGGGCTCCTGACCGGTGTCTCAAGGCTCAATCTTCCCGAGACCCGCAAGGTCGGGGACCGTAACCCGCAGGCGCCGATCATAGTCGGGACGTACGAGGGTGTGGACAACATGATCCGGTGCGGCCAGAAGATGAAGAACATCGCAACGGTCGTGATCGATGAGATCCAGATGCTCGAGGACAAGGACCGGGGCCACCGGCTCGACGGGATGATCGCCCGCCTCAAATACCTCTGCCCGCAGGCCCAGTTCCTCTACCTCTCGGCAACGATCGGTTCACCTAAGGTGCTTGCAAAGAAACTGAACTGCACGCTCGTTGTCTATGCCGACCGGCCGGTCGGGCTCGAACGTTACCTCCTCTTTGTCGAGCGCAAGCAGAAGATTCCGACCATCAAGCAGATGACCACCGACGAGTACAAGCGGACCTCCTCAAAAGGGTTCCGTGGCCAGACGATCATCTTCACCAATGCCCGGGCCCGGTGCCACACTATCGCCGATGCCCTCGGTATCCGGGCTGCTGCATACCACGCAGGGCTCACCTCAGTGGAACGACGTGACGTGGAGACCCGTTTCTCGCAGGGAAAACTCATGGCGGTCGTGACAACGGCGGCTCTTGGTGCCGGCGTGGATTTCCCTGCATCGCAGGTTATCTTCGATGCGCTTGCCATGGGCCGGGACTGGCTCTCCGTACAGGAGTTCAACCAGATGGGTGGCAGGGCCGGTCGGCCGGACTTCCATGACCTCGGCCGCGTTGTTATCCTTGCCGAGCCTGGCGGCTCGTATTCCCGGGAGAACCCCTTTACGGAAGAGGAAGTGGCAATCCGGCTTCTCAAGGGTGAGATGGAGGAGGTTGCGCCCGAGCACGACCTGGAAGCGAGCTCCGAAGAGTACGTTGCCAATGCCATTGCATGCGATGGCGAAGAGGCGGATCTCAACCGGATCAACGGACTCATGGTCGGGAGCATGGAACCGGTCCTCCCGGAACTTGTTTCCCACAAACTCGTGGAAAGACGCGGGACAAAGATCGTCATGTCCCCGCTTGCAAAGGTGATGGCGGAGCACTTCATCGGCGTGGAACGGCTGCTGGAGATCCTCCGGCTCACGAAAATGATGCAGGACCCGACCGATATCATCGCTGAACTCGAGAGTGAGTCAGTGCACAAGGAAAAGGAGTCTCCGGCAAAAACAAAGGAGAAGACTCCCGGGAAAAGCCGGCGGAAATGAAGTGCCGGATTCGCCCAATATCTCTCCAAAACAATCAGATTTTACAAATATCTTCAATTTGAAGAGTTTTTTATTAATACAATACTATATATAGTTGAACGTTTAAGTGATGAATATGCGTTTGCAGGAAAAAAAGGGTTCCCCGGTAGAGCAGGACCTCCAGTACCTCACCCGGACCCTTACCTCCGACAATATCGATACCGGGCTGATGTTTGCCCCCAGTCGGAGTATCCGGGCATGCACTCCCTCGCTTGCAGCAACCGAGGGTGCAGGCCCCCTGGTCAGCGAGCGGCTGAAGCGCATCCGTGTGCCCCATACACCGAATGAATAGCCCGCAATGGCAGCAGGGTAGTCCCTGATGCCTGAGCCGGGATTCGCTGGTTTTCTTTAAAGTGTAAGGGAGCTGCAGCTCTGTTAAGAGTTCTTCGTCTGGCACTTTTCCCGGTTCATTGTGATACAGCTCCCGTCCCTGGCCGGCGATAATAAACTCCCGTTTTTCTGTGTAGGCAAAGATCCGGCTCCATGCCTCGTGGAGCCCGGTGCAGGGTACAAATGGCCGGCGCTCGAAAAAAGCATCTACTGCGGGAACGCCCGGCACACCCACAGATCATAAATCGGGTCGGCAGGGTTTTCCCTGATTTCCACCCTGCGGCCCAGTTCCTCGCCCCAGCTTTTGATGAGCAGGGCCTCCGGTTCCGTTCCTACGGTAATGAGCGTCTCTCTGGTCACGGCAAAGAGCTCGCCCACGATTTCGTGCCACATGTCTTCTGAGAAAGTATTGATCTCGCCCATCATGATCCCGATACCTTTTGGAACCGGATCAATGTACTGCGAGGTCTTCATGGCATCCAGCCACATCGTCTCCTCGGGAAGGAGCCTCCCGGTCGAAAGCCCCAGGGAGAGGAGCGCCTCATCATTATCGTACGAGAGCGGGGAGAAGCCAAGATCGCGGAGCACGAGAGACCCCACGCCGGAGCCGCAGCAGCAGTCGATGCAGGTCTCGCCCGAACCCGTTTTCCAGAATCCGGAGATGAGCCTGTTCAGGATCCCCCGTCGCGTGGGATTGAGATCCTCAATAGACGGGGGTACCTCCGTTTTTAAAAGGAGGCTGTAATACTCCCTCACCGCCGCTGCCCAGACTGCCCGGTCTTCCTGGTAGATCTCGCCACTGACGTTCTCGAATTTCTCAATAAGTACTGTCGATGGGTTCCGGTAGAGGAACGATCCGACAACCCAACAGTCGCCGTTCCGGAATGCAAGGGCAATCGGGTCTTCCTTCTCGTCCAGCAGGAGCAGGCCCTGGTTCCCTCCTGCGAGTAAGAGGGTGGTATTGTACCTGGGATCGGGAAGTACCGAGAACTGCGGTTCCACGAATACGACCTCATCCACGCCAAGAATTTCTGTTGCTTTCATGATCCACGCTCGATCCGCAGCCCGTGCGGAGCCTCGATGGTTCCGTCCACTTTCGCGTCCTCGTGGAGGACGATGGATTTCGCGATAACGTCACCGAGGATATGGGCGCCTTTATGCACATGTACCGTGCTGCCGCTCTCCACGTTCCCGTGGACCGTCACTCCGTCCACGACGCTGATCTTGTTTCTGGCCCGGAGACTGCCGAAAATGACCGTGTTCTGCTGGACATCGATGGAGCCGGCCCGGATGTTGCCGTGGAGCCGGCATCCTTTCCCGATCTTCATCGTGGAAGGTACTGCAAAGACTTTCATGTTGAGTTTCGAACGTGCCGGGATCATGAGCGGGATCTCCATCCTCTCCTCTTCGTCGTCGCTGAACAGGTTGTCGAGTATCCGGTCGAGTTCTTTCTCATTCTCGATTCGCAGGAGAGTCATCAGGTAGACGATGATGAACATGAAGACCGGCATCGGGTTTCGCACCTCGATGTCACCCCGTGCCTCGAATCCATCCCTGATCTCGACGTTCTCGCCGATATCAAGAGCCCCGAGAACAGAGAGTTTCCCGTTGATCTTCACGCCTTCGCCGATATATGCATCCTCTTTTGCAATGATGTCGCTTCCGATCTCGCACCAGTTCCCGATCCGTGCATCACCGCTTGCCCAGACGTACTCGCGGATCTTCGTGGACTCCCCGACGTAAACGTCTGCTCCCCGGAGGCCGTAGTCGATCTGGCAGAACTCGCCGATAACGATATTCCGGTCGGTCTTGATGCTGTGCTCCTGGAGCTCAGTCCCGTCAGGGAGGAGGCAGTGATTGTGCCAGTTTTTTACGGTGCGTTCTCTCATTGGTCCCCGGAAAATGTCGTTATGCGCCGAACTTGTGGGCCTTATTGATCAGGTCGAGCGCGATCGGCATCAGGGCGGTGCCTGTAATCCGGTTGAGACCGCCTTTTGCGCACGTATATTCGTCATAACGGACCACGTCGTCCATCCGCACCCCGTCGCCACGGATGAGGACCGGGACCGGATCGGCCGAATGGTCCTTGATGGTGCAGGGAGTGGAATGGTCGCCGCAGATGATGATGAGTGTGTCTTTCAGGCCCAGCAGGGGTTCGAGTTCACCATCGATCTTCTCGATGAAATCCCGCTTCTGTTCAGCGAGACCGTCATGGCCCGATTCGTCGGCTCCCTTGATGTTCATCAGGACGAAGTCTTTGGTCTTGAGTTCGTTTATGGCCGCTGCAACTTTCCCTTTAACATTGCTGTTCACCGAGCCGGTGATACCCGGGATCTCGATGTGGGGCAGGCCGACCGCCCGGCCGATACCCGTTATGAGGCTTGCCGCGGAGATGACCGATCCCGACAGGCCGTACTTCTTCTGGAACGGCTCGAAGTCGCCCATCTCCCCGGCACCCCGCATCAGGACGATGTTGGCCGGGTTCTGCCCTGCCTTGAGCCGGTCTGCATTTATTGCGTGATCGAAGAGGATCTTTGTTGACTGATTCACGAATTCGTTGCAGACCGCGGCGGTCTTCTCCTCCTTTGCCCCCGGCCGCATTGCTTTGACGGTGAGCGGGGAAACACCCTCTTTCTTGGGATCGTTGGAGGAGACGCAGTGGCTTAAGCCCTCGCCTTCCAGTGCAAGGGCAGCCCGGTGGCCGGCACCCGAGCGGAAGATGAACTCAACGCCGAATTTCGATAGATCGACACCTTCCTGGATAGCCCTACTCAGGGCTGCGGTGTCATGGATCCTGCCCGCACGGCGGTCGATGACCTGGCCCTGCGGGCTGATGGTTGCATAGTTGCAGCGGAACCCGATCATGCCGGCTTTCATGTCGATACCGGTGCCAACACATTCGAGCGGGCCCCGGCCGGTATAGTACCGGTAAGGGTCGTAGCCGAGAAGGGCGAGGTGGGCGGTGTCGGATCCCGGGCGGACACCGGGCGAGATGGTGTCCATGATCCCGCAGATCCCTTCGGCCGCGAGCTTATCGAGAACCGGTTTTCTTGCAGCAGAGAGCGGGGTCTTGCCCCCGAGCGCCGGACAGGGACGATCGGAGATCCCGTCCAGCACGAGAAAGAGGATCTTGTTTGCGGTCATTCGTATGAAATGGTTGGGCGCGAGGGGTAATATGGTTTCCCCGAATGCTCTCCTCCCCTTTTTGGGAAAGCAAAGAGATCTGGTCATTATCGCAGGATGACCGGAATTGATCGTGAAGAGCGATGATATATGGGTTTATTCCGGATAAAAAAGGGTTACCCGGTCCCGCTATGCAACTTTCGGGATCTTACATGTCTGGCATGTATAGTAACTCAGGTCATATTTTGCGTCAAGGCTGTCAAGCTTTGCAGATTCTGTCGTGGACAGGTGATTGATATCTCCTTCGATGGTGGTGTAAGTACGGGCATCCTGGTACTCTGACGAGACCGTGGAGAGCGATCTTCCCGTTCCCACGATGATCACTTCCGGCACTGAAGCCAGCGTCCCGAAGCTGAACTCCGACCCGTCGTAGGTGATGATGTTCGGCTCGGTCGCTTCGATAAACGCATACCCGGTTCCGCGGTAATCATAAGCGGAGGGAGCGGCGATTCCGGTGGTCATATGGTCTTCTTTGACAAAGTAAAAGACGGCCGACCCGTAGCCGAGTTTTTGGAGGAGCGAGGCAAGGAGCAGGGACTTCTCACCGCAGACACCCTGGCCGCTGTACAGGACTTCGTACGGGAACCGGTACTGGCTCCCGTCACGGTACGGGATATGCTGGACGAGACTTATGGCGATCCGCGCCTGGTCGTCCTGGACGGACGTCTTCTCCTGGATTGCCCTGGCAAGAGCGGCGATATAGGGCTGCTGTTCGGGATCGTTCACATACCCGAGGAAGTAAGCAGAGTTGCCGTTCTTTATCGAAGGCTCCGCTTTTTTTGTATAATCCTGGTAGACACTGGTCGATAAGGCAAGCGGGATGACGTCCGACTTTCCATTCAGTGTATAGGTATAATACTGGGCAATGGATCCTTCTGGCACGGAGATCCGGGGCAGGGTCGCCGGAGTTGGCTT encodes the following:
- a CDS encoding 2,3-bisphosphoglycerate-independent phosphoglycerate mutase — translated: MTANKILFLVLDGISDRPCPALGGKTPLSAARKPVLDKLAAEGICGIMDTISPGVRPGSDTAHLALLGYDPYRYYTGRGPLECVGTGIDMKAGMIGFRCNYATISPQGQVIDRRAGRIHDTAALSRAIQEGVDLSKFGVEFIFRSGAGHRAALALEGEGLSHCVSSNDPKKEGVSPLTVKAMRPGAKEEKTAAVCNEFVNQSTKILFDHAINADRLKAGQNPANIVLMRGAGEMGDFEPFQKKYGLSGSVISAASLITGIGRAVGLPHIEIPGITGSVNSNVKGKVAAAINELKTKDFVLMNIKGADESGHDGLAEQKRDFIEKIDGELEPLLGLKDTLIIICGDHSTPCTIKDHSADPVPVLIRGDGVRMDDVVRYDEYTCAKGGLNRITGTALMPIALDLINKAHKFGA
- a CDS encoding DEAD/DEAH box helicase, producing the protein MKVVIQPQKGGSYKLIFFDGRNTRGAGFVELMETPRGPRPTKYRVRWGGKKEYRHTPSKELIAQLRESDVRLIKPDPQFIAFLGAFQIRNGTIDACRMCLLDDKVTVITDENAVTFGKGERICLDCGRRELRREVSHIGRLGRDGISHLEKLLLQFRNLDRVLATLQPEKLTMASALFDKLEAHPVMVTAPINELPLPRPFIEACGVKQLMPAQQLAVEAGLLYGKDLLVVAATASGKTFIGEMAGLKNYLEGRGRTLFLVPLVALANQKYERFTERYGKLAKTGLLTGVSRLNLPETRKVGDRNPQAPIIVGTYEGVDNMIRCGQKMKNIATVVIDEIQMLEDKDRGHRLDGMIARLKYLCPQAQFLYLSATIGSPKVLAKKLNCTLVVYADRPVGLERYLLFVERKQKIPTIKQMTTDEYKRTSSKGFRGQTIIFTNARARCHTIADALGIRAAAYHAGLTSVERRDVETRFSQGKLMAVVTTAALGAGVDFPASQVIFDALAMGRDWLSVQEFNQMGGRAGRPDFHDLGRVVILAEPGGSYSRENPFTEEEVAIRLLKGEMEEVAPEHDLEASSEEYVANAIACDGEEADLNRINGLMVGSMEPVLPELVSHKLVERRGTKIVMSPLAKVMAEHFIGVERLLEILRLTKMMQDPTDIIAELESESVHKEKESPAKTKEKTPGKSRRK
- a CDS encoding polymer-forming cytoskeletal protein, coding for MRERTVKNWHNHCLLPDGTELQEHSIKTDRNIVIGEFCQIDYGLRGADVYVGESTKIREYVWASGDARIGNWCEIGSDIIAKEDAYIGEGVKINGKLSVLGALDIGENVEIRDGFEARGDIEVRNPMPVFMFIIVYLMTLLRIENEKELDRILDNLFSDDEEERMEIPLMIPARSKLNMKVFAVPSTMKIGKGCRLHGNIRAGSIDVQQNTVIFGSLRARNKISVVDGVTVHGNVESGSTVHVHKGAHILGDVIAKSIVLHEDAKVDGTIEAPHGLRIERGS